Below is a genomic region from Miscanthus floridulus cultivar M001 chromosome 1, ASM1932011v1, whole genome shotgun sequence.
ACGCGTCATCCATTGAAAGATGCCGCACCACGGTCCACCGCGCTGATAGGAAAGAACGCGTACAGAGTCCAGGCATTGACTATGCCCTCATCGTCGACGAGATGCACTGtactactccatccgttccaaattacaaatcattttaattttttgatatatctattttactatgcatctaaatatatatcgaatgaaaaaaaaaatcaaagcgacttataatttagaacagatggAGTATTTACTAGAGatgatatatttttttatataagggAGCAAAATTTCAACGTCTACCATCTACGGATGATACACAGCCGAGAGTTGAGAATAAAAAAAGAAGCCATAAGGCTTGCAAACcacaagaaaagaaacaaaatacagcATGAGCGCCTAGCTAGCGAGCACAACTCACAAAGAAAACTAGTCCCCAATACGAAGCCAATCTCTTCACTTTAAATTTGCACACAATGTATTTGTCTAAAGGCCTTCTCATCATCGGTGTATGTAGATTGCAGACGGTTCTTGCACTACTTGAGCCTAGATCTATTCGTGGGCGACCCAACCCGACGAACTCAATCCTACCCAACCCTATTTGCTCATCAGGTGGGCATGGGCCGAGGTTTTTGACCTGTGGGTGGAAAGTTCTAGTGCACATGGCATTGGCAGGGGCTTGGTTCCATCTCACATCGGTGGCCGACGGTAGGGACGCCCCTTGGATTATCGGGTAAGGTGGTCCAATTGTTGTGTTGACTCATGAACGGTCAAAAAGACCAAGTCCGTAGGGGAAACCCCATGTGCGCAACTTGATCGAGTCGCAAAAAGGAATCCcggttgccccccccccccccccccccccccaccgttATACAACGCTTACAAAAGAAGGTTCCCTGACCCTCTCGGCGGCCAACACAAACAGGAGAGGTTAGGCAGACCCAAAACCCTAAGTACCCAATCTAATCGAGCGCGTGAGTAAAAAGGAATTGAAGGCCGCCGCCCCACGTCTCCTTCTCCGATCTTGTTGACGAGGTCATTGCCACCACCTGTAGGTTGATCCTAGGAGGGAGTCGCCGCTGCCAAGAGGATGTCGGCGACAGGTACGACTACGGGAGACAACATCACCACCTCTCTACATCAGCGCCTGCATCACGTAGGCATGGTCGCACCTAAAGCCTAATGGTTTTCTCCTCTACTAATAAAGGTAACCCAAGAGATCAAATCTAAGAACTAGAGATCCTGTTGTAAAAGTAGCTAACCCTAAGTTAATTCTAACACCGATCACTATTGTTACTAGTTGTTTGAGAGTTGTGGAAGGAAAGgaaattaatattttttttaacTGCCGCCACTCTTTTGCACGAAGACCTCATTTCCAAGATTAGGGTGAAGCGAGGCTTTAGTGCACCGAAGGAGTTAAAGTGTTGGAGAGAGATTGTCCCATCAATGTAACTATGTTTTTGCTTCTTGAGCTGTGTTTATGTTATTAGATGCCTCGTAGCTgtataaatgttttttttttcttttctttgttaCTAAGTTTTGTAACTCTCCTTTGTTAATACACGACCGGCAGCCGTTCCCTAAAAAAAGACTGTTGTGTTGTGCTGCTCCGTTTGCAGGATAAGTTCGTGTTGCGTCAAGAGTAGAACGTACATTCATGGACCGGCCGACTTTACGCTGGCCAATGAGTGGTCGATATATGATTGGTCATTGGTGGGCCGGAAGCGATCAGCTGGATTACTGACGCCAATGGTTGCTGACCCCGGCCCACGCCAACGTGGCGGCGGCCCGCGTCAAAGTCAAACCGACCGGAGACCTCAACATCGTCATTTGCCTCGTCGGCTGGACGCCGACGATATATAGGCACCGCGCGCTCGGGTTCCCGGCTGTTGGTCAGGACTCGGAGAAGATGGATGCGCCAGCACCAGCCACGGCTCCGGCACCGGAACCGGCAGTGACGGCGGTGGTGGACACGCGGTCCTGCGCGCCGGTGGCCACGGCGTTCGCGGTGACCAAGACGATCAGCCTGATGGGGCGCGACTTCACCGTCACGGACGCCGCCGGCGCGGCGGTGATGCAGGTGGAGGCCGCGGTGTTCGCGCTCCTGCGCAAGTCCCTCCTCGACGCCGCGCGCCGCCCGGTGCTCACCACGAAGGACTCGGGCTacttcatggacaccaggccgtcTTCAGAGGGGACAGCTCCAGCCGGAGGAACCTGCTCTTCGCCGCGGTCAAGCCGTCGGCGTTCCAGATCAGGACCAAGATCTACGTCTTCCTGGCCGGCAACGCCGCCGGCGAGGAGGCGCCTGACTTCGTCATCCGAGGCAGCTACTACGACGGCGCGTGCACTGTCTGTCGCGGCAGCTCCGATGCCGCCATTGCTCAAGCCAGCAGCATCTTTCAGCTCCTAAACCAAACTATTTTgagagaattatttatttggcatCGAAATAAATCagtgtttcgtatttggcactcaaaaatttgaacttttctatTTGGCATGAAGTTAAAATTTCCTTTCTTAACTGGCACTGTCGTCTATTTTCATTGCTTATCTGTTAGTTGACTGTCAGTTTTTTCTCCCTTTGTCCAACGGACCCCTCTGTTTACGTAAGACTGAAATTTAACCGAAACCGAGCCCCAGCATCCCAGATCCGGGGCACTGTACGAGGCTGCCCACGAGTTTGACCAGGACGTACTCGTCTCCGTCGACACCGCCGCGGATATGGTGTACTTCGCCCTCGAGTTCGACCGAGGCGTGCCCGTCTCCGTCTCCGCTGCCTCCAACCTCGTCCAGAACTCCGCCAGCGCTTCCGCGCTCCGCTCGCTCGTCCACTACTCCGTGTCCGGGCGTTGGCCCGGGTACACCTCTGTCCCCATCAGCCCCAGCGGCCCCGAGGAGATGGACATGAACACCAGTGCCTCGGTCACCGACGTGACGCTCGCCAGGAAGTCCGACTCCGTCAGCTCCGCCCCGGCATCCGAATCCGGCATCGGCCGCATGGTGAGGTTGGGCCCGCTCATGTCCGCATGGAACGCCGAGCCCAGCCTGATGACGGTGGCGCCGGTCTCCACGAGGTCCACGACGTAGTCCATCGCCGGCCTCCACGGCGTGTCCGAGCTCACCACCACGCAGCAGCCCCGACTCTCCTACCACCACGGGATGCGAGCATGCCACCCCGCGGGAGGCCGCCCCCGGCCTTGCTCGACGAGCCACGTACCCGTGCTGGGGCCAGCGTCAGCGCACTCCGAGGCGTGCTCATGTAGGCCATGCTCACCTTCGCGCGGCCACGGCGGAGCGGAGCTCCGGGCGCACGCACTCGCCGTTGCCATGGCCAGCCGAGGGTGAGGCCGACCACCATCTGCGCGACAGCAGCGCCCCCGGCCCTTGCACGCGAGACCGGCGGCGGCTCGCTCGCTGCCTTCTCGTTCGGTGTACTTGTCAGGCTCCCACGCCAAATACGAAACACAGAAGACTCCCACGCCATCCCCGAGGCACTTGTCGGGCTCCCTGACGATGTAGacctcggcggcggcgacggcggcgttgAGGTCCTGGTTGCGGTGCCACCGCGCAGAGCGCGTGCGTGTCGTTCTTCACCTCCAGCATGCCGTGCCCAAAGCTGCTCTCCCTGTATGCGCTGTAGTCCGGTTGGCGGTCCCAGCAGAAGCGCCCCGCGGCGGGGCCCGTCGTGAAGTTGGTCGCGCAGAGGCGGCCGCCTATGAAGGGGTCCGGCGTCGACGCCGGGTCCGGGCAGTGGCCCGGGTCGTCCGTGTGCGCCGTTGCCATCTTCTTGCGGTTGCCGCCGTCGCCCACCGAGATGTACACGGGGCCGCACGCGTCCAGCGTGTAGTTGAATACCCTGTTCGACCGCTCGTACGCGTGCACCTGATGAACATCGATCACAGACCACCGTGTTCAATCGTTCTTCAGCTCAGACCATCAGTAGAGGCGCAAGGGCAAGGCTTACATGGCCGGTGAAGACGACGTCGACGCCGTAGGCGTAGAGGAGCTCCTCCATCTCCACCCTCATGCACTCGGCTTCCCTGTAGTGAGCCTTGTACGTGGTGTACCAGGGCGCGTGCCAGCCGGTGATCAGCCACGCCGCCCATGCAGCCGCCACCATCCCCGAGGCCGCGACAAGCGGTGAGCTGTGACGCGCGCAGGGCAGCACCGAACACGCGGCAAAGCGAGCTACGAGCTGGCGCCCGGGGATGGCGGCAAGCGGCGCACAGGTCCAGCGACGACTGGCGAGTGGCGGAGCCGGCTCACGGCGAGGCCGCGGCGACGCGGGAAGACCTCGCACGGGGAGCAGCACGAGCGGACCTCGCGTGCGGCAGCGAGCTGGGAGCTCGCGTGCGGGGCCACGACAGCGGCGCCGGTGCATGGTGAGGCGCTGTGGTGCCGGCAGACCTCGCGCGGACAGCGGCGAGCGGCACGCGGAGACCGCGATGACCAACGCGCGGCACTAGCGAGGTTGCGGCAAAGCGAGCTAGGCGCTCCCGTGGGGGCAGCGACACGCCATCGTCCTGCCTCCTTCAATCGGTAGGGCGGCGATGCGGGGACGTTGGTACGGGGTCTATGCGTCGGGTCACCGGGGCGATGGCACCGGGCTGCGCAAAGAGCTCCGGCAATATCGTCCATAGgaaaatacttgaacttcccTATTTGGCACCGTGGATTTCTGCTGCAAAACAAGGGTATTTATGTCTTTTTACCAGTCACATGACACCGTTACTGTCCTAAATGGACGACAGTGTCATTTAcgaaaggaaatttcaacttgatgtcagataagaaagttcaaattttcgagtgccaaatacgaaacactgatttgtttcagtgTCAAATAAATAATTCTCCCAACTATTTTTTTCATGAATTTCCCCCCATTCGATTTGAGCTGATTATATCGTGGGTTGTCAAACACCGCAGGGGGTGCACTACTCGGGAGGCACACGTATACTGCGAGGATCAGCCCAGGCATAGACCGAGCGTTCATCCTTGCACTGACCGTTATTCTGGACGAGATGCATCACCGCAGGTAGAACGTTGAGGTTCCCTCTGTTTCTCAAGGAAGACGTCAAAGATCAGAATTCCTGTCATTCGTGTTCCTTTCAATCTGTCTCCACCGGCTAAGTGTTTTCTCAGTTTTGTTGTGTATAACAGTGCTGTAAGAATTTTCATTGTATTTCAGTTAAAGCCTGTAAAAATTGATGTATGTCCCCATATAGGCATATGCTCACATGCATGATGAAGGCAAAAAATTGACCATGAAAACAAACATCTAAGCATGAAGTCGTGGTTTTCAGTTACTAGATAAATCTCCTTGCTACCTTTTAGCTAAGAACATGCGGGAATATAAGAAATGAtaagtgatctctacttgcaatttcaagtaacccaactatcatgaGCATTTACGAGTGTAGTTTATTCTTGGTGCATCTGCATTGATTCAATTATATGGCTTAATTGCTATACCCTGTACTAAAATTTCATCTGATAGAACAGCAAGTTCTTCGCTGTTCCGATGCCAATGCTCAAGGTGGGGAATGTTTTCCCCCTCTGTTTCTGTAAAAAAAAGAAACCTGCCTAGTATTGCCTGAATGTGAGATTCAGACGCCCAGGTCGAAGATTTGTCTCGTCCATCAGCCACTTTGGTGCCGTTTTAGGTTTGGTGTTGGAAACCCCGTGGAATATGAGCCTTGACTTACCACCAAATATTAGGACGTCACCAGATTCAAGATCAACCTTTGAAAGCTTCTCTTCGTCTCTAACATCACCATACAAGAATTCTGCGGTCTCGCCTATCGAAAAAGAAACGACAGGCAATCCCTTGTCAATGCTGCTCTTTGATTCGTCTTTGTCCTATCAAATAACACAATGGTACAATCCAGTGAGTAATCACCAAACAAGATCGCAATGATATGCCATTTCAATTGTTAGATCAGTGGAATTAAGGACGCTTTACTAGAAATGCCCAAGAACATGAAATTCACGTTTCGGAGAAAACAAAAGTAAAGCCTAATAACTAGCTTCTGCTTTTATCTTGCCTATAGAACTGCAGGTGCCCATCCAAAAAGAGAGTTTAACGATTTAGCTAAGCAGGAATCAGTTCCCCTTtcctttttaaaagaaaaaaaaaattaagtaGCAGTCCAGGCTTTAGATCATTGACTAGATTGGTCTCAGATTGAAATTACAATGTTCTGAAACTGATATTTGCATTATACCAACACAGAAAGTGTTTCTTTTTGTACCTGATGAAGACCCAACCTCCCACTACTGTTGTAGAAGTTAACAAGGCAGATATCTGGTGACATCGCAGGGATTTCTTGCATAGCATTGGCAGCTCCTTTTtgttgtttcaaaaattcattggAAGCTTGGATGCTATCTTGAACGAACTTCTTGAATTCTTCTGGTACGGTCGGTGGTTGAGCACCATCAAACGGACGTCTATCTCCATATGAGTATGAATTTGGATCCCAGTTCTTCCCTAAGCACATCATCCACAGTCTTAGCATAGCACCATTTCGGTAGCCAGGTCTATAAAATCCCCCAGGACCAACACCAAGTTGCCGACAAAGTTTGACAATTTTAACCTGATATGAGCAATAAAAGCGTCAGGTATATACTTCCACCAGTAAGTGTTCATTAGTTGACGTACTTAAGAATATCATGATAATCAAATCAGCATACCACGCGCATTCATGGCAAAATATGAAATCCAAGAATTATGCAAGTTGCAACAAAATGTGCTGATAAGACATTGAAGAAAAAACCACAAAGAAATGAGCACTCAAATTTTCTCAAAAGGAGAAAAGTTGCATGGAGAATAAGGCCCAGTTTAGATCCGAAAAATTTGGTAAAATGAGcaccgtagcattttcgttgttatttaacaattagtatccaatcatagtctaattaggcttaaaagattcgtctcgtggatttcgtctaaactgtgtaattagttttattttttatttatatttaatacttcatgcatgcgtccaaaaattcgatgtgacaagGAATTTTGAAAAATTTTACATTTTGGGAggtaactaaacaggccctaacaTTTCATACTCTTTATATTGCCTATAAAGTATAAACATTACTTTTTCCTAGATAAAATACTACTTCCAACAAGATGTTTATGCAAAGATAAGAGGCTAATTTTTAAAAAGAGAGAAGTTAACGCTCAGATAATGACTAGTACGTGATTGACCCTGTATTACAACAATAACATGTGTAAACATAGACATACCTGATCATTAGGCTTTAAGAATCTTTTCAACAGAACCATTCCAGATCTCAATTGCAATGGAGCTACATCCTTGGAACATTCCCTGTCTCGCCTTTTTTCTCTGGTGGTCTCGAGTATAGAAGGTTTTAACTTGACAGCGCATGTGTTAGCACTCATGCATATATCAAGTGGGGCAGCTCCAGAGTCAGATCCTGTACTACACTGACTGCTTCTGGACTCTACAGGTTTTTGTGGTTGAACTGGTGTAACCAACTTTTGCTGTGAATCTTTGCTGCTAACCGAAGGAGAGAATGTACAGGCACCCTGTTTTCGTGGTGCCGAAGAGCTTCCATAGACCTTAAGGTAAAAATGGATTGTCAGAAgcatgaaaaaaaaaagaatcgagGTTTATCAAAAATATACCTACCATATCCAGCATTACCTGAATTCAGATTTAGAATTAATAACTAATCAAACAATTCTCAAACTATGAGTAGCGTACATCTTGTTATTCCAGTTGAACTATAAAACTGCAACTCATATATTGTACATACAAATAGGCATAAAAATTCAATGTCCTAATTGCAGAGAAAGGACAGTGCTTGCGTTCCTCTAGAAAAAGGTTTAGAAAAGAGATGGTTCACAAATTCCCACTTCAAAAAGTGGTAAACCACGGAAACAATGATAAATCATTCAGGATACGGTGtttcattaaaaaaaacaaattcccACTTCCTATCAAACCACGAATATGCAGCTAATAAGAAACTAACCCACGTTGAACACCAACACAGCCGCACCACACAAACATGGCGTTATTTTTGCGATCCAGCAGCACTACATTGTAGCAATcaacagcggcgaggaccaaGCGTTAGGGGCCGAAAATTAGTGGGGCGATCGGCGTTTTGGCGGCCGAAAGAGAGAGGGATTGGAGTGTTGGACCATCGCTGCACTTACCGATCCGTGAGGGGAACCGCCCTTCCGCGGCGGGGCGGAATTCGCCGGTTTCTTATCGCCGCGGCCGGCCATGAACGGGAAAACGGGAGACGATCCGCGCCGAAGCAGAGGCGGCACTTGAAGAACAACTGCGAGCCGCGCGAGGGGACGAGGCGGGCGGCGCCCGCGCGGCTCTACAGTTCTCGAGACGGAGAAAGACGTGACGAGGAAGTCGGAAGGTTAGGCTTCTTGTGATTCTTCGCAAAAGCACAACAACTAGCAAACCGACTCGGCCAGCTGTATATTATTTACAGTATTCCTTTTCTTATTACTCCTATACTCCTCTCGGTAATCTATACCCCTTAATTATTatttaata
It encodes:
- the LOC136479734 gene encoding uncharacterized protein produces the protein MAGRGDKKPANSAPPRKGGSPHGSVYGSSSAPRKQGACTFSPSVSSKDSQQKLVTPVQPQKPVESRSSQCSTGSDSGAAPLDICMSANTCAVKLKPSILETTREKRRDRECSKDVAPLQLRSGMVLLKRFLKPNDQVKIVKLCRQLGVGPGGFYRPGYRNGAMLRLWMMCLGKNWDPNSYSYGDRRPFDGAQPPTVPEEFKKFVQDSIQASNEFLKQQKGAANAMQEIPAMSPDICLVNFYNSSGRLGLHQDKDESKSSIDKGLPVVSFSIGETAEFLYGDVRDEEKLSKVDLESGDVLIFGGKSRLIFHGVSNTKPKTAPKWLMDETNLRPGRLNLTFRQY